One region of Malania oleifera isolate guangnan ecotype guangnan chromosome 6, ASM2987363v1, whole genome shotgun sequence genomic DNA includes:
- the LOC131158125 gene encoding protein DUF642 L-GALACTONO-1,4-LACTONE-RESPONSIVE GENE 2-like: MLRIAALLALLLCAAGDVVVASISGGLLPNGNFEYGPKPWQMKGTKVISENAIPNWKISGFVEFIKSGQKQGDMILIVPEGAFAVRLGNEASIRQRVKVKAGIYYSVTFSAARTCAQEERLNVSVASVAGKPRPLDTGILPMQTMYSSTGWDSYSWAFQAGQPEIDILIHNPGSEEDPACGPLIDSVALKPLYPPRRTSANLLKNGDLEEGPYVLPNTTWGVLIPPNIEDDHSPLPGWIIESLKAVKYIDSEHYAVPAGERAVELIAGKESAISQVVRTTPGRLYALTFAVGDAGDACVGSMAVEAYAGKGAVQVLYESKGKGGFKRAVLRFQATKARTRITFWSTFYTMKNDNSGSLCGPVIDDVKLLSVRTRRHA, translated from the exons atgCTGAGGATCGCCGCGCTACTTGCGCTACTGCTTTGCGCCGCCGGCGACGTCGTCGTTGCATCCATCTCCGGCG GATTATTACCGAATGGCAACTTCGAATATGGCCCCAAGCCATGGCAGATGAAGGGGACCAAGGTCATTTCGGAAAACGCAATTCCGAATTGGAAAATATCTGGATTTGTGGAGTTCATAAAATCGGGTCAAAAACAAGGGGACATGATCCTGATCGTGCCGGAGGGAGCCTTCGCCGTCCGTCTGGGGAACGAGGCGTCAATCCGGCAAAGGGTCAAGGTCAAAGCGGGAATCTACTACTCCGTCACTTTCAGCGCCGCCCGCACGTGCGCCCAGGAGGAGCGGCTCAACGTCTCTGTCGCGTCGGTCGCCGGAAAACCCAGACCCCTCGACACCGGGATCCTCCCGATGCAGACAATGTACAGCAGCACAGGCTGGGACTCCTACTCCTGGGCATTCCAAGCGGGTCAACCCGAAATTGATATCCTGATTCACAATCCGGGTTCGGAAGAGGATCCGGCTTGTGGCCCGCTCATCGATTCTGTCGCATTGAAGCCACTCTATCCTCCCCGCCGCACCAGTG CAAATCTTCTGAAGAATGGAGATTTGGAGGAAGGTCCGTATGTGCTCCCCAACACAACATGGGGCGTTCTGATTCCACCCAACATCGAGGACGACCACTCCCCCCTCCCCGGCTGGATCATTGAATCGCTCAAAGCCGTCAAGTATATAGATTCCGAACACTACGCCGTGCCCGCCGGCGAGCGGGCGGTGGAGCTCATCGCCGGCAAAGAGAGTGCCATTTCGCAGGTCGTGCGGACCACCCCCGGCCGACTCTACGCCCTCACCTTCGCTGTAGGTGACGCCGGCGACGCCTGCGTTGGGTCCATGGCGGTGGAGGCGTACGCCGGGAAGGGCGCCGTTCAGGTGCTGTACGAGTCCAAGGGCAAGGGCGGGTTCAAGCGGGCGGTGCTGCGGTTCCAGGCGACGAAGGCGCGCACCCGGATCACTTTCTGGAGCACGTTCTACACCATGAAGAACGACAACTCCGGATCCCTGTGTGGCCCTGTGATCGATGATGTGAAGCTGCTCAGTGTCCGTACGCGGCGCCATGCTTGA